One stretch of Prunus persica cultivar Lovell chromosome G1, Prunus_persica_NCBIv2, whole genome shotgun sequence DNA includes these proteins:
- the LOC18793373 gene encoding uncharacterized protein LOC18793373, whose protein sequence is MASTIQKPVKQLAELLQEQQEPFVLEVYLFERGYLRKSLSSNREGGSSFCKTFNRSCSWGLRKSKGALSCSKVLRSVYNKLVSRNSGPSNKSSENKEAELNADTEMRRKNQEIVDSGRFSSASSRTQYDSCSEGEKDEASVSLQNDHKASLAADTSQVSKPCNMIKERKIEQFNGGSLKSHRKQQNPVSVLKDTPPSHADAVQELPAMSRKKESPCPSTCNFKLADDSIVSASLWELLFQPALEKPRGSGVSEKLEPVRSNINPSPHFAKSKMVLQQTRQLLFDCVREMTETHAKKGREKQRNCKGFLGAEEIGNLLYEKLGTWGNQAGHEAYINFVLELDLLGSAEEWSNNYQERREIGNEIGDTILEEIIEEIVAEK, encoded by the exons ATGGCTTCCACAATACAGAAGCCAGTAAAACAACTCGCAGAGCTCCTCCAGGAGCAACAAGAACCCTTTGTCCTAGAGGTTTACCTATTTGAAAGAGGGTATCTGAGAAAGAGCTTGAGTTCAAATAGAGAGGGTGGCTCTAGTTTCTGCAAGACTTTTAACAGATCATGCAGTTGGGGCCTAAGGAAGAGCAAGGGTGCTCTCAGCTGTTCCAAAGTACTGAGATCTGTGTATAACAAGCTTGTTTCAAGAAACAGTGGGCCAAGCAATAAGAGTTCTGAAAACAAAGAAGCAGAACTCAATGCCGACACCGAAATGCGCAGAAAGAACCAAGAAATTGTGGATTCAGGTAGATTTTCCTCTGCTAGCAGTAGGACACAGTATGATTCATGCTCGGAGGGTGAGAAGGATGAAGCATCAGTTTCTTTGCAAAATGATCATAAGGCCTCCCTTGCAGCCGACACTTCTCAAGTTTCAAAACCCTGCAATATGATCAAAGAGAGAAAG ATAGAACAGTTCAATGGAGGTTCATTGAAGAGTCACCGTAAGCAACAAAACCCCGTTTCAGTACTAAAAGATACACCACCTTCCCATGCAGATGCAG TGCAAGAACTCCCGGCCATgtcaagaaaaaaggaaagtcCATGTCCATCTACTTGTAATTTCAAGCTAGCAGACGACTCAATAGTATCAGCTTCTCTGTGGGAGCTGCTTTTCCAGCCAGCATTAGAGAAGCCAAGAGGGTCTGGAGTTTCAGAAAAGCTAGAGCCAGTCAGGTCTAATATTAATCCTTCCCCTCACTTCGCGAAATCCAAGATGGTGTTGCAGCAAACAAGGCAGCTTCTGTTTGAttgtgtgagagagatgaCAGAAACTCATgcaaagaaagggagagaaaagCAGCGAAACTGCAAAGGGTTCCTGGGAGCCGAAGAGATTGGAAACCTGCTTTATGAGAAATTAGGGACATGGGGCAATCAGGCTGGACATGAAGCCtacataaattttgttttggagttGGACTTGTTGGGTTCAGCTGAAGAATGGAGTAACAATTACCAAGAAAGAAGGGAAATCGGGAACGAAATCGGCGACACCATTTTAGAAGAGATCATCGAAGAAATTGTTGCTGAAAAGTGA
- the LOC18793667 gene encoding kinesin-like protein KIN-7N isoform X2 produces the protein MEKICVAVRVRPPVSQDISNGGTFWKVDDNRISLHKPHGTPISGVSYAFDHVFDEGCKNSRVYELLTKDIIHAAVEGFNGTAFAYGQTSSGKTFTMNGSEKDPGIIHRAVRDVFDRIQMISHREFLIRVSYMEIYNEEINDLFAVENQKLQIHESLERGIFVAGLREEIVSNAEQVLKLIESGEVNRHFGETNMNARSSRSHTIFRMVIESNAKDTSSSIDAIRVSVLNLVDLAGSERIAKTGAGGVRLKEGKYINKSLMILGNVINKLSDGAKNRGHIPYRDSKLTRILQPALGGNAKTSIICTIAPEEVHIEETKGTLQFASRAKRITNCAQVNEILTDAALLKRQKQEIEELRKKLQGSHAGVLEQEVLKLRNDLLQYELEREKLEMELEEQRKSHKQREQCIRDQQIQIDNLGSLSTTSDLDRSSSQAQDSGKQSLKDDGDDSYSKSQGDLFRTPSLKAVPHSFVVKRSNYSPVPGFSPLPDSFSNVVDEDMWFKMNKGFVADLDSLQMTPSRTVQSFPPSDGTAGSKENYKQEVQNLKRQLELAIEERDDLMSKHAEQVVLNDRLVSEISELQNEAQLIREIPQRLSECAATCKDIYVDVLSKTQSFISDEKTSAAKLVSSISEIGTSLFTTLETHFSVAFGEGQRSFSETSSLIQEQREVLSERLNSTIKLLVSSEKPSIENEQECATGGENACWKEKLSNELITIKERYHGLEEELDSNNQLLEKSKQRYDALEAEFQLLKEERDSLHKMVSESSQTLALATDQKENVLKDLNNEVLRRKDLEEKIKEFSVAFGCRKTLLMSFHSEFKSKIESLRAKNPASVPKSVGC, from the exons ATGGAGAAGATCTGCGTAGCGGTTCGAGTGAGACCTCCTGTATCTCAAGATATCTCCAATGGAGGAACTTTCTGGAAGGTCGACGACAACCGCATCTCTCTTCACAAGCCTCATGGCACCCCCATATCCGGAGTCTCTTACGCTTTTG atCATGTGTTCGATGAAGGCTGTAAGAATTCTAGGGTTTACGAGCTTCTTACCAAGGACATTATTCATGCTGCAGTCGAAGGATTCAATG GAACTGCATTCGCGTATGGGCAGACCAGCAGTGGCAAGACCTTCACCATGAATGGTTCTGAAAAAGATCCAGGAATCATTCATCGAGCAGTTAGAGATGTATTTGACAGAATCCAGATG ATTTCGCACCGCGAGTTTCTGATTCGAGTTTCCTATATGGAAATCTATAACGAGGAAATTAACGACCTTTTTGCAGTAGAGAACCAGAAATTGCAGATTCATGAGAGTTTGGAG CGTGGTATATTTGTTGCTGGCCTCAGGGAGGAAATTGTCAGTAATGCTGAACAGGTTTTAAAGCTCATTGAGTCTGGAGAAG TTAATAGGCACTTTGGAGAAACAAATATGAATGCTCGGAGTAGTAGATCTCACACTATATTCAGAATG GTAATTGAAAGCAACGCAAAGGACACTAGTTCAAGTATTGATGCAATTCGTGTGTCTGTCTTG AATTTGGTAGATTTAGCCGGGTCTGAACGGATTGCTAAAACTGGAGCTGGCGGAGTACGTCTTAAAGAAGGAAAGTACATAAACAAGAGTTTGATGATTCTTGGTAATGTAATTAACAAACTTAGTGATGGTGCAAAAAACAG GGGTCATATTCCTTATCGCGATAGTAAGCTTACCCGTATACTTCAACCTGCCCTTGGTGGCAATGCCAAAACTTCAATTATATGTACTATAGCACCAGAAGAG GTACACATTGAGGAAACAAAGGGAACCCTTCAATTTGCTAGCAGAGCTAAGCGCATCACTAATTGTGCTCAAGTAAATGAG ATTTTGACAGACGCAGCCTTACTGAAGCGGCAAAAACAAGAGATAGAAGAGCTTCGTAAGAAACTTCAG GGATCCCATGCCGGGGTGCTGGAGCAAGAGGTATTAAAATTGCGAAACGACTTGCTTCAG TATGAACTAGAGCGGGAGAAGCTGGAAATGGAACTGGAAGAGCAGAGGAAATCACATAAACAACGCGAACAATGCATCAGGGATCAGCAGATCCAAATTGACAATCTCGGTAGTCTTTCTACTACTTCAGACCTCGACAGAAGTTCTAGTCAG GCACAAGATTCTGGTAAACAAAGCCTTAAGGACGACGGTGATGACAGCTATAGTAAATCTCAAGGAGATCTCTTTAGGACCCCTTCTTTGAAGGCAGTTCCCCATTCCTTTGTTGTCAAGCGATCAAATTATTCACCAGTGCCCGGTTTTAGCCCTCTTCCAGATTCTTTTAGCAACGTGGTTGATGAAGACATGTGGTTTAAAATGAACAAAGGTTTCGTAGCTGACCTTGATTCCcttcaaatgactccttcaaGAACAGTTCAATCCTTTCCGCCAAGTGATGGAACTGCT GGTTCAAAGGAGAATTACAAGCAGGAGGTCCAGAATTTGAAGAGACAACTAGAACTTGCcattgaagagagagatgatcTTATG AGCAAACATGCCGAACAAGTCGTATTGAATGATCGATTAGTTTCAGAGATATCTGAACTGCAAAATGAAGCACAGCTAATTCGAGAAATCCCTCAAAGGCTTTCTGAATGTGCGGCAACTTGCAAAGATATTTATGTCGATGTTTTATCAAAGACTCAG AGCTTTATATCCGATGAGAAAACTTCTGCGGCAAAATTGGTCTCAAGCATAAGTGAAATTGGCACAAGCCTTTTTACGACTCTAGAAACCCATTTCTCAGTGGCATTTGGTGAAGGCCAAAGATCATTTTCCGAGACTAGTTCTCTGATCCAAGAACAGCGAGAAGTGCTCTCTGAGAGGTTGAACAgcacaattaaattattggtaTCATCAGAAAAACCAAGCATTGAAAATGAACAA GAATGTGCAACCGGAGGAGAAAATGCATGTTGGAAGGAAAAACTAAGCAATGAACTCATCACTATCAAGGAAAGATACCATGGCCTGGAGGAAGAATTAGATTCCAACAACCAGCTTCTGgagaaatcaaaacaaagatatgATGCCTTGGAAGCTGAGTTTCAGCTtttgaaagaagaaagagattcTTTGCACAAAATGGTCTCTGAATCATCTCAAACACTTGCTCTGGCTACtgaccaaaaggaaaatgttCTCAAGGATCTGAATAATGAGGTACTCAGAAGGAAAGATCttgaagagaaaattaaagagTTTAGTGTCGCTTTTGGCTGTAGGAAGACATTGCTCATGTCTTTCCACAGTGAATTTAAGTCTAAAATTGAGAGTTTGAGAGCCAAAAATCCAGCTTCAGTGCCCAAATCTGTTGGATGTTAA
- the LOC18793667 gene encoding kinesin-like protein KIN-7N isoform X1, translated as MEKICVAVRVRPPVSQDISNGGTFWKVDDNRISLHKPHGTPISGVSYAFDHVFDEGCKNSRVYELLTKDIIHAAVEGFNGTAFAYGQTSSGKTFTMNGSEKDPGIIHRAVRDVFDRIQMISHREFLIRVSYMEIYNEEINDLFAVENQKLQIHESLERGIFVAGLREEIVSNAEQVLKLIESGEVNRHFGETNMNARSSRSHTIFRMVIESNAKDTSSSIDAIRVSVLNLVDLAGSERIAKTGAGGVRLKEGKYINKSLMILGNVINKLSDGAKNRGHIPYRDSKLTRILQPALGGNAKTSIICTIAPEEVHIEETKGTLQFASRAKRITNCAQVNEILTDAALLKRQKQEIEELRKKLQGSHAGVLEQEVLKLRNDLLQYELEREKLEMELEEQRKSHKQREQCIRDQQIQIDNLGSLSTTSDLDRSSSQAQDSGKQSLKDDGDDSYSKSQGDLFRTPSLKAVPHSFVVKRSNYSPVPGFSPLPDSFSNVVDEDMWFKMNKGFVADLDSLQMTPSRTVQSFPPSDGTAGSKENYKQEVQNLKRQLELAIEERDDLMSKHAEQVVLNDRLVSEISELQNEAQLIREIPQRLSECAATCKDIYVDVLSKTQSFISDEKTSAAKLVSSISEIGTSLFTTLETHFSVAFGEGQRSFSETSSLIQEQREVLSERLNSTIKLLVSSEKPSIENEQVRTSLCSCEHKECATGGENACWKEKLSNELITIKERYHGLEEELDSNNQLLEKSKQRYDALEAEFQLLKEERDSLHKMVSESSQTLALATDQKENVLKDLNNEVLRRKDLEEKIKEFSVAFGCRKTLLMSFHSEFKSKIESLRAKNPASVPKSVGC; from the exons ATGGAGAAGATCTGCGTAGCGGTTCGAGTGAGACCTCCTGTATCTCAAGATATCTCCAATGGAGGAACTTTCTGGAAGGTCGACGACAACCGCATCTCTCTTCACAAGCCTCATGGCACCCCCATATCCGGAGTCTCTTACGCTTTTG atCATGTGTTCGATGAAGGCTGTAAGAATTCTAGGGTTTACGAGCTTCTTACCAAGGACATTATTCATGCTGCAGTCGAAGGATTCAATG GAACTGCATTCGCGTATGGGCAGACCAGCAGTGGCAAGACCTTCACCATGAATGGTTCTGAAAAAGATCCAGGAATCATTCATCGAGCAGTTAGAGATGTATTTGACAGAATCCAGATG ATTTCGCACCGCGAGTTTCTGATTCGAGTTTCCTATATGGAAATCTATAACGAGGAAATTAACGACCTTTTTGCAGTAGAGAACCAGAAATTGCAGATTCATGAGAGTTTGGAG CGTGGTATATTTGTTGCTGGCCTCAGGGAGGAAATTGTCAGTAATGCTGAACAGGTTTTAAAGCTCATTGAGTCTGGAGAAG TTAATAGGCACTTTGGAGAAACAAATATGAATGCTCGGAGTAGTAGATCTCACACTATATTCAGAATG GTAATTGAAAGCAACGCAAAGGACACTAGTTCAAGTATTGATGCAATTCGTGTGTCTGTCTTG AATTTGGTAGATTTAGCCGGGTCTGAACGGATTGCTAAAACTGGAGCTGGCGGAGTACGTCTTAAAGAAGGAAAGTACATAAACAAGAGTTTGATGATTCTTGGTAATGTAATTAACAAACTTAGTGATGGTGCAAAAAACAG GGGTCATATTCCTTATCGCGATAGTAAGCTTACCCGTATACTTCAACCTGCCCTTGGTGGCAATGCCAAAACTTCAATTATATGTACTATAGCACCAGAAGAG GTACACATTGAGGAAACAAAGGGAACCCTTCAATTTGCTAGCAGAGCTAAGCGCATCACTAATTGTGCTCAAGTAAATGAG ATTTTGACAGACGCAGCCTTACTGAAGCGGCAAAAACAAGAGATAGAAGAGCTTCGTAAGAAACTTCAG GGATCCCATGCCGGGGTGCTGGAGCAAGAGGTATTAAAATTGCGAAACGACTTGCTTCAG TATGAACTAGAGCGGGAGAAGCTGGAAATGGAACTGGAAGAGCAGAGGAAATCACATAAACAACGCGAACAATGCATCAGGGATCAGCAGATCCAAATTGACAATCTCGGTAGTCTTTCTACTACTTCAGACCTCGACAGAAGTTCTAGTCAG GCACAAGATTCTGGTAAACAAAGCCTTAAGGACGACGGTGATGACAGCTATAGTAAATCTCAAGGAGATCTCTTTAGGACCCCTTCTTTGAAGGCAGTTCCCCATTCCTTTGTTGTCAAGCGATCAAATTATTCACCAGTGCCCGGTTTTAGCCCTCTTCCAGATTCTTTTAGCAACGTGGTTGATGAAGACATGTGGTTTAAAATGAACAAAGGTTTCGTAGCTGACCTTGATTCCcttcaaatgactccttcaaGAACAGTTCAATCCTTTCCGCCAAGTGATGGAACTGCT GGTTCAAAGGAGAATTACAAGCAGGAGGTCCAGAATTTGAAGAGACAACTAGAACTTGCcattgaagagagagatgatcTTATG AGCAAACATGCCGAACAAGTCGTATTGAATGATCGATTAGTTTCAGAGATATCTGAACTGCAAAATGAAGCACAGCTAATTCGAGAAATCCCTCAAAGGCTTTCTGAATGTGCGGCAACTTGCAAAGATATTTATGTCGATGTTTTATCAAAGACTCAG AGCTTTATATCCGATGAGAAAACTTCTGCGGCAAAATTGGTCTCAAGCATAAGTGAAATTGGCACAAGCCTTTTTACGACTCTAGAAACCCATTTCTCAGTGGCATTTGGTGAAGGCCAAAGATCATTTTCCGAGACTAGTTCTCTGATCCAAGAACAGCGAGAAGTGCTCTCTGAGAGGTTGAACAgcacaattaaattattggtaTCATCAGAAAAACCAAGCATTGAAAATGAACAAGTAAGGACTTCACTATGCAGCTGTGAACACAAG GAATGTGCAACCGGAGGAGAAAATGCATGTTGGAAGGAAAAACTAAGCAATGAACTCATCACTATCAAGGAAAGATACCATGGCCTGGAGGAAGAATTAGATTCCAACAACCAGCTTCTGgagaaatcaaaacaaagatatgATGCCTTGGAAGCTGAGTTTCAGCTtttgaaagaagaaagagattcTTTGCACAAAATGGTCTCTGAATCATCTCAAACACTTGCTCTGGCTACtgaccaaaaggaaaatgttCTCAAGGATCTGAATAATGAGGTACTCAGAAGGAAAGATCttgaagagaaaattaaagagTTTAGTGTCGCTTTTGGCTGTAGGAAGACATTGCTCATGTCTTTCCACAGTGAATTTAAGTCTAAAATTGAGAGTTTGAGAGCCAAAAATCCAGCTTCAGTGCCCAAATCTGTTGGATGTTAA
- the LOC18791681 gene encoding basic leucine zipper 4, whose translation MIMSSSTMLFNHEPVHFNRFECPVQETGLTTAEIQELLSLLQEGNSASPNSGSEDSNRAVYSVDEKKLRRKKSNRESARRSRWRKKRQVEDLTNDVNWLKVQNRELKNRLGVVAQKCHVTWRENDRLTSESLALRARLSDLHWNFVAMQMQSQ comes from the coding sequence ATGATCATGAGTTCCTCAACCATGCTCTTCAACCACGAACCGGTCCACTTTaaccggtttgagtgcccggTTCAAGAAACCGGACTCACAACAGCCGAAATCCAGGAACTGCTGTCCCTGCTCCAAGAGGGAAACTCAGCCTCTCCAAACTCCGGTTCAGAGGATTCGAACCGAGCAGTTTACTCGGTGGACGAGAAAAAGCTTAGGCGCAAGAAGTCGAACCGTGAGTCAGCCCGGCGGTCCAGATGGAGAAAGAAGAGGCAAGTAGAGGACCTGACCAACGATGTGAACTGGTTGAAAGTACAGAACCGGGAGCTGAAGAACAGGTTGGGCGTGGTTGCCCAAAAGTGTCACGTAACATGGAGAGAAAATGACCGGTTGACGTCCGAGTCCCTAGCCCTAAGGGCCAGACTTTCGGATTTACACTGGAATTTTGTTGCCATGCAGATGCAGTcacaataa
- the LOC18790841 gene encoding uncharacterized protein KIAA0930 homolog, whose amino-acid sequence MLRDGEETPSRFELLSMVKKHSSLLGKTVVDADDVSDVEMDHKFWHDVLDLYFIRGKDSRGRQDDDLVFFVRKLSSYGHGSSDESVSPYFVRRWAPKLDNLIGENNVEVDWRRSYYLNLIAHTSFTVTVAICSHQDLRNHQAEQGTPLSPIYKVVKTVYASPSRVNFQLDSRKEVETTPAYPDICFAIDDFDSTFDAVVLTETDHCYCVILNAHDGAAFPRVKEEDGCSSSDSSSLRVETNSSKTKNTKLTLFSGFVSYQMVRDAYDAGKSRFGNLLGHSPGKQDRLYMKGPGGRGEVEVAVSGVADQSQQDLGPFSPVISKQGFGIGSIVRKAASVASVAAKNAYAAAASSHSFDDEMVPLKCCLMSITLPWEHIAYDLLFKGTPPVNL is encoded by the exons ATGCTCCGCGATGGAGAAGAAACCCCCTCCAG ATTCGAATTGTTGAGCATGGTGAAGAAGCATTCGAGCTTGTTAGGGAAAACCGTAGTTGACGCGGACGATGTTTCCGATGTCGAAATGGACCACAAATTTTGGCATGATGTATTGGATTTGTATTTCATTCGTGGCAAGGACTCCAGGGGACGCCAGGACGATGATCTCGTGTTCTTTGTCAGAAAATTG AGCTCTTATGGGCATGGTTCCAGTGACGAAAGTGTTTCTCCTTACTTTGTACGCAGGTGGGCACCTAAG TTGGATAATTTGATCGGTGAAAATAATGTGGAGGTGGATTGGAGGCGTTCGTATTACTTGAACTTGATTGCTCACACTTCATTTACTGTCACAGTGGCTATTTGCAG TCATCAGGACCTTCGGAATCATCAAGCTGAGCAGGGTACACCATTATCTCCAATATATAAG GTCGTAAAGACTGTTTATGCATCTCCAAGCCGTGTCAATTTTCAATTGGACTCAAGAAAG GAAGTGGAGACAACACCTGCTTATCCAGATATTTGTTTCGCAATCGATGACTTCGACTCCACTTTTGATGCTGTG GTCTTGACTGAAACGGACCATTGCTATTGTGTAATTCTCAATGCACATGATGGGGCAGCATTTCCCAGGgtaaaggaagaagatggttGCAGTTCCAGTGATAGTTCCTCTTTGAGGGTCGAGACTAATTCttcaaagacaaaaaataCTAAG CTGACTCTTTTTTCAGGATTTGTCAGCTATCAAATGGTTCGAGATGCATATGATG CTGGCAAGTCTCGATTTGGGAACCTTCTTGGTCATTCCCCTGGCAAACAAGACAGACTTTACATGAAAGGTCCTGGAGGACGTGGTGAAGTTGAAGTAGCTGTTTCCGGTGTTGCAG ATCAAAGCCAACAAGATCTAGGTCCTTTTTCACCTGTTATATCCAAGCAAGGATTTGGAATTGGCTCCATTGTTCGTAAAGCGGCTTCTGTTGCATCTGTTGCTGCAAAGAATGCCTATGCAGCTGCTGCTTCTAGCCATAGTTTTGATGATGAGATGGTACCTCTCAAATGCTGCTTAATGTCCATTACATTACCCTGGGAACACATTGCATATGATCTTCTCTTTAAG GGTACTCCTCCAGTAAACTTGTAA